The following are encoded together in the Microterricola viridarii genome:
- the mmsA gene encoding multiple monosaccharide ABC transporter ATP-binding protein, whose product MTTNILEMRGITKTFPGVKALSNVTLSAERGEVLAICGENGAGKSTLMKVLSGVYPHGSYTGDIVFEDEIVEFKDITDSEAKGIVIIHQELALSPYLSIAENIFLNNELKNPFGLIDWNKTNHEAQKLLARVGLSDNPTTRIMDIGVGKQQLVEIAKALSKRVKLLILDEPTAALNDEDSAHLLNLILHLKGQGITSIIISHKLNEIKKIADSVTVIRDGKTIETIAKTDVTEERIIKDMVGRDLESRYPDHTPNIGEELLRVEDWTAHHPQDQNRVVVDNVNITVHAGEIVGIAGLMGAGRTEFAMSLFGRSYGTKISGRVFKRGKEIKTRTVSEAIGNGIAYATEDRKTYGLNLIEDIKRNISMASLGKLEKWGLVHDNEEYRVANEFRTSMNIKAPSVLAKTGKLSGGNQQKVVLSKWIYSDPDVLILDEPTRGIDVGAKYEIYAIINKLAAEGKGIIVISSELPELLGISDRVYAISEGRITGEMPIAEATPESVLKLMTMEKPR is encoded by the coding sequence GTGACCACCAACATTCTGGAGATGCGCGGCATCACCAAGACGTTCCCCGGTGTCAAAGCACTCTCCAACGTCACGCTCTCGGCCGAACGCGGCGAGGTGCTCGCGATCTGCGGTGAGAACGGCGCGGGCAAGTCCACCCTCATGAAGGTGCTGAGTGGCGTCTACCCGCACGGCAGTTACACCGGCGACATCGTGTTCGAAGACGAGATCGTCGAGTTCAAGGACATCACCGATAGCGAGGCCAAGGGCATCGTCATCATCCACCAGGAGCTTGCGCTCAGCCCGTACCTCTCTATTGCAGAGAACATCTTCCTCAACAACGAGTTGAAGAACCCCTTCGGGCTGATCGACTGGAACAAGACCAACCACGAGGCGCAGAAGCTGCTCGCCCGGGTCGGCCTGAGCGACAACCCGACCACCCGCATCATGGACATCGGCGTCGGCAAGCAGCAGCTGGTCGAGATCGCCAAGGCACTCTCCAAGCGCGTCAAGCTGCTCATCCTGGACGAGCCGACGGCCGCCCTCAACGACGAGGACTCGGCCCACCTGCTCAACCTGATCCTGCACCTCAAGGGGCAGGGCATCACGTCGATCATCATCAGCCACAAGCTGAACGAGATCAAGAAGATCGCCGACTCTGTCACCGTCATCCGTGACGGCAAGACGATCGAGACGATCGCGAAGACGGATGTCACCGAAGAGCGCATCATCAAAGACATGGTCGGCCGCGACCTCGAGAGCCGCTACCCCGACCACACGCCGAACATCGGCGAGGAGCTGTTGCGCGTCGAGGACTGGACGGCGCACCACCCGCAGGACCAGAACCGCGTCGTCGTCGACAATGTGAACATCACCGTGCACGCCGGCGAGATCGTCGGCATCGCCGGGCTGATGGGCGCCGGCCGCACCGAGTTCGCGATGAGCCTGTTCGGGCGCAGCTACGGCACCAAGATCTCTGGCCGCGTGTTCAAGCGCGGCAAGGAGATCAAGACGCGCACCGTCTCGGAGGCGATCGGCAACGGCATCGCCTACGCGACCGAGGACCGCAAGACCTACGGTCTCAACCTCATCGAGGACATCAAGCGCAACATCTCGATGGCCTCCCTCGGCAAGCTCGAGAAGTGGGGGCTCGTGCACGACAACGAGGAGTACCGCGTCGCGAACGAGTTCCGCACGAGCATGAACATCAAGGCGCCGTCGGTGCTGGCCAAGACCGGCAAGCTCTCCGGTGGAAACCAGCAGAAGGTCGTTCTGTCGAAGTGGATCTACTCCGACCCGGACGTGCTGATCCTCGATGAGCCCACCCGCGGCATCGACGTCGGTGCCAAGTACGAGATCTACGCGATCATCAACAAGCTGGCGGCGGAGGGCAAGGGCATCATCGTGATCTCCTCCGAGCTGCCGGAACTGCTCGGCATCTCCGACCGCGTCTACGCGATCTCCGAGGGCCGCATCACGGGCGAGATGCCCATCGCGGAGGCCACACCGGAATCCGTCCTCAAACTCATGACCATGGAAAAGCCCCGCTAG
- the chvE gene encoding multiple monosaccharide ABC transporter substrate-binding protein: MKTKKVLLAMFTAGAMLALSACAGTTAGTDAGAGDGAAKGGLIGVAMPTKSSERWIQDGNAVKEQLEAQGFKVDLQYAEDDIPTQVSQIENMITKGAEALIIASIDGTTLSSVLEQAAENEIPVIAYDRLIRDTDNIDYYVTFNNYIVGQQQAWSVLNGLGLVELDGTPIADAPAGPFNVELFAGSPDDNNATFFWQGAIDELQPFIDAGTVVVKSGQTNFEQAAILRWDGEVAQKRMENLLTSTYSDGSKVNGVLSPYDGLSRGIISALTDAGYKVGAEWPIISGQDAELDSVKAINSGEQFATIFKDTRELAKVAVEMASALLNGDEVKVNDTKTYDNGNFVVPSFLLSSQVVVKDNITSVLVDSGYWTADEIKG; the protein is encoded by the coding sequence GTGAAGACGAAGAAGGTTCTTCTCGCGATGTTCACCGCCGGGGCCATGCTGGCTCTGTCGGCTTGCGCCGGCACCACGGCTGGCACCGATGCTGGTGCTGGCGACGGCGCAGCCAAGGGCGGCCTCATCGGCGTTGCGATGCCCACCAAGAGCTCCGAGCGTTGGATCCAGGACGGCAACGCCGTCAAGGAGCAGCTCGAGGCCCAGGGCTTCAAGGTCGACCTGCAGTACGCAGAGGACGACATCCCCACGCAGGTCTCACAGATCGAGAACATGATCACCAAGGGCGCCGAAGCCCTGATCATCGCCTCGATCGATGGCACCACGCTGAGCAGCGTGCTCGAGCAGGCCGCCGAGAACGAGATCCCGGTCATCGCTTACGACCGCCTGATCCGTGACACCGACAACATCGACTACTACGTCACGTTCAACAACTACATCGTCGGCCAGCAGCAGGCCTGGTCGGTGCTGAACGGTCTCGGCCTCGTCGAACTCGACGGCACGCCGATCGCCGACGCCCCCGCCGGACCCTTCAACGTGGAGCTGTTCGCCGGTTCGCCCGACGACAACAACGCCACCTTCTTCTGGCAGGGTGCCATCGACGAGCTCCAGCCCTTCATTGACGCCGGCACCGTCGTCGTCAAGAGCGGCCAGACCAACTTCGAGCAGGCCGCCATCCTCCGTTGGGACGGCGAAGTTGCCCAGAAGCGCATGGAGAACCTGCTTACGTCGACCTACTCCGACGGCTCCAAGGTCAACGGCGTCCTCTCGCCCTACGACGGCCTCTCCCGCGGAATCATCTCCGCTCTGACCGACGCCGGCTACAAGGTCGGCGCTGAATGGCCGATCATCTCCGGCCAGGACGCCGAGCTCGACTCGGTCAAGGCCATCAACTCGGGCGAGCAGTTCGCCACCATCTTCAAGGACACCCGCGAGCTGGCCAAGGTCGCAGTTGAGATGGCATCCGCCCTGCTCAACGGCGACGAGGTCAAGGTCAACGACACCAAGACCTACGACAACGGCAACTTCGTTGTTCCGTCGTTCCTGCTCTCCTCGCAGGTCGTCGTGAAGGACAACATCACCTCGGTTCTGGTCGACAGCGGCTACTGGACCGCAGACGAGATCAAGGGCTAA
- a CDS encoding L-ribulose-5-phosphate 4-epimerase has translation MSGFGPTIEVAIARVRADVAQLHSELPRNELVVWTGGNVSARVPGADLFVIKPSGVSYEELAPENMILCDLDGKVIDDTPGSGLAPSSDTAAHAYVYRNMPEVGGVVHTHSPYATAWAARGEEIPCVLTAIADEFGGPIPVGPFAIVGDDSIGRGIVETLNGHRSKAVLMKNHGPFTIGASARDAVKAAVMVEDAARTVQLARQSGELIEIPQPAIDALFDRYQNVYGQATEVRRQKPAPRVRARAAKGS, from the coding sequence GTGAGCGGCTTCGGACCCACCATCGAAGTGGCGATTGCCCGAGTGCGGGCCGACGTGGCCCAGCTGCACTCCGAGCTGCCGCGCAACGAGCTCGTCGTCTGGACGGGCGGCAACGTGTCTGCCCGGGTTCCCGGCGCCGATCTGTTCGTGATCAAGCCCTCCGGTGTCTCCTACGAGGAGCTCGCCCCCGAGAACATGATTCTCTGCGACCTCGACGGCAAGGTCATCGACGACACCCCCGGCAGCGGGCTCGCGCCGTCCAGCGACACCGCCGCGCACGCATACGTCTACCGGAATATGCCGGAGGTTGGCGGCGTCGTGCACACCCACTCGCCATATGCCACCGCCTGGGCGGCCCGCGGCGAAGAGATCCCCTGCGTGCTGACGGCCATCGCCGATGAGTTCGGCGGGCCCATCCCGGTCGGCCCGTTCGCCATCGTCGGCGACGACTCGATCGGGCGCGGCATCGTCGAGACCCTCAACGGGCACCGTTCCAAGGCGGTTCTGATGAAGAACCACGGCCCGTTCACGATCGGCGCCAGCGCACGGGATGCCGTCAAGGCCGCCGTCATGGTCGAAGACGCCGCCCGCACCGTGCAACTGGCACGGCAGTCAGGCGAGCTGATCGAGATCCCCCAGCCCGCGATCGATGCCCTCTTCGATCGCTACCAAAACGTCTACGGACAGGCGACGGAGGTTCGTCGCCAGAAGCCAGCACCCCGTGTGCGGGCCCGAGCGGCGAAGGGCTCATAA
- a CDS encoding LacI family DNA-binding transcriptional regulator: MTDEAGRGRAPSIRDVARLAGVSHQTVSRVLNHHPSIRPETKARVLTVMEELQYRPNRAARALVTSRSRVIGVLSASSSQYGPASSIAAIEVAARAHGYYINTANIVGSDHDAITGAIEHLMSQAVEGLVVIAPQVRVFDILAERAIDVPLVTLQPTGRFGDNTLAVDQITGARLATRHLIELGHRHIYHLAGPQDWIEAEARMTGFLREMSDSEVATTAPILGDWTADFGYYAGRELLSVRDFTAIFSSNDQMALGLMHAVRDAGLDVPGDVSIVGFDDIPEAAHYAPPLTTVRQDFSELGRRSIEKLIAEIDRRSPSTGGEHAGNAAPDSAADGAPDGTEDDAEDGTGEPAAANRLLVPELIVRQSTGLPAF; encoded by the coding sequence GTGACGGACGAGGCAGGCCGAGGCAGAGCGCCCAGCATCCGCGATGTGGCCCGTCTCGCCGGCGTCTCGCACCAGACCGTCTCTCGCGTGCTCAACCACCACCCCAGCATCCGGCCGGAGACCAAGGCCCGCGTGCTCACGGTGATGGAGGAGCTGCAGTACCGGCCGAACCGCGCGGCCAGGGCGCTTGTGACCAGCCGTTCCCGCGTGATCGGGGTGCTGTCGGCCTCCAGCTCGCAATACGGACCGGCCTCGAGCATCGCCGCCATCGAGGTCGCCGCCCGCGCCCACGGCTACTACATCAACACCGCGAACATCGTCGGCTCCGACCACGACGCCATCACCGGTGCCATCGAGCATCTGATGTCGCAAGCCGTCGAGGGCCTCGTCGTGATCGCGCCCCAGGTGCGGGTGTTCGACATCCTCGCCGAGCGCGCGATCGACGTGCCGCTGGTGACTCTGCAGCCCACCGGCCGGTTCGGCGACAACACCCTGGCCGTCGATCAGATCACCGGTGCCCGGCTGGCGACGCGGCACCTGATCGAGCTCGGCCACCGCCACATCTACCACCTGGCCGGTCCGCAGGACTGGATCGAAGCAGAGGCGCGGATGACGGGGTTCCTGCGGGAGATGTCCGACAGCGAAGTGGCGACGACCGCTCCGATCCTCGGCGACTGGACGGCCGACTTCGGCTACTACGCGGGGCGCGAACTGCTCAGCGTGCGCGACTTCACCGCGATCTTCTCCTCCAACGACCAGATGGCGCTCGGCCTGATGCACGCGGTGCGGGATGCCGGCCTCGACGTGCCGGGCGACGTGAGCATCGTCGGCTTCGACGACATCCCGGAGGCCGCGCACTACGCGCCGCCGTTGACGACCGTGCGCCAGGACTTCTCGGAGCTCGGCCGGCGCAGCATCGAGAAACTCATCGCCGAGATCGACCGGCGTTCGCCATCGACGGGGGGCGAGCACGCCGGGAATGCCGCCCCGGATAGCGCCGCGGATGGCGCCCCGGATGGCACCGAGGATGACGCAGAGGACGGCACGGGGGAGCCCGCTGCGGCCAATCGCCTGCTCGTGCCCGAGCTCATCGTGCGCCAATCGACGGGTTTGCCTGCCTTCTAG
- a CDS encoding MFS transporter, with product MPFVETDPSEPRDTSSAVSGAPASVGPKETEPQNAEGALSAGPEESVLGPTYRWISIGMCVLILLAAFESLAVTTVMPLIAEELAGQSLYALAFAGPLAVSVVGMVLAGNWADRRGPKAPLYSAVALFAIGLLLAGTATSMEALVAGRLIHGLGGGGLTVALYVIVARVYPHVLQPRIFAGFSAAWVIPSLVGPFVAGVIAEAVSWHWVFLGVVALVIPALFMVVPALRSMVHAPDAEATVPRWDVPRILWAALAAVAVLVLNLSAEAAGWVLWVLPVLAVVVLALALRPLLPVGALRAARGLPAAVLVRGLIAGAFFGAQVYVPLILTGRYELTPSLAGLALTVGGVAWAVTAQIQGRYSATLSHARCLQIGLLLLGTALVVTITATALALPALVLIVAWAFAGGGMGIMYPRTSVIALQSSTEADQGFNSSAIAISDAIGAAISIALAGIVFVLLAPVGGVWPFVGCFGLATVFWLVAVLVRSRASVSVPAH from the coding sequence GTGCCTTTCGTAGAGACTGACCCCAGCGAGCCCCGCGACACCTCATCGGCGGTGTCCGGCGCTCCGGCATCCGTCGGCCCCAAGGAGACCGAACCCCAGAATGCTGAAGGCGCCCTCTCGGCTGGCCCCGAAGAGAGCGTGCTGGGCCCGACGTACCGCTGGATCAGCATCGGCATGTGTGTGCTCATCTTGCTCGCCGCTTTCGAGTCGCTCGCCGTCACCACGGTGATGCCGCTGATCGCCGAGGAGCTCGCCGGCCAGTCCCTCTATGCCCTCGCCTTCGCCGGGCCGCTGGCCGTCAGCGTCGTCGGCATGGTGCTCGCCGGCAACTGGGCCGACCGCCGCGGCCCGAAGGCCCCGCTCTACTCGGCGGTCGCGCTGTTCGCGATCGGCCTGCTGCTGGCCGGCACCGCCACCAGCATGGAGGCGCTCGTCGCCGGCCGCCTCATCCACGGCCTCGGCGGCGGCGGCCTTACCGTTGCGCTCTATGTGATCGTCGCCCGGGTGTACCCGCACGTGCTGCAGCCGCGCATCTTCGCGGGCTTCTCGGCCGCCTGGGTGATCCCGTCCCTCGTCGGCCCGTTCGTGGCCGGCGTCATCGCCGAGGCGGTGAGCTGGCACTGGGTGTTCCTCGGCGTCGTCGCATTGGTCATCCCTGCTCTGTTCATGGTGGTCCCAGCGCTTCGCAGCATGGTCCACGCGCCGGATGCCGAGGCGACCGTTCCCCGCTGGGACGTGCCCCGCATCCTCTGGGCGGCGCTCGCCGCCGTGGCCGTGCTCGTGCTGAACCTCAGCGCCGAGGCGGCCGGCTGGGTGCTCTGGGTGCTGCCCGTGCTGGCGGTCGTCGTGCTCGCCCTCGCCCTGCGCCCGCTTCTGCCGGTCGGGGCGCTGCGCGCGGCGCGAGGCCTGCCCGCAGCGGTGCTGGTGCGCGGCCTCATCGCCGGAGCCTTCTTCGGCGCCCAGGTCTACGTGCCGTTGATCCTCACCGGCCGCTATGAGCTCACGCCTTCGCTGGCCGGCCTGGCGTTGACCGTCGGCGGCGTGGCTTGGGCCGTGACCGCGCAGATCCAGGGGCGCTACTCGGCGACGCTCTCGCACGCGCGCTGCCTGCAGATCGGCCTGCTGCTGCTCGGCACGGCGCTGGTGGTCACGATCACCGCGACCGCCCTCGCGCTGCCGGCGCTCGTGCTGATCGTGGCGTGGGCCTTCGCCGGCGGCGGCATGGGCATCATGTACCCGCGCACCTCGGTGATTGCGCTGCAGTCCTCGACTGAGGCAGATCAGGGCTTCAACAGCTCGGCCATCGCGATCTCCGATGCCATCGGCGCCGCGATCTCGATCGCCCTCGCCGGCATCGTCTTCGTGCTGCTGGCCCCGGTCGGAGGCGTGTGGCCCTTCGTCGGCTGCTTCGGCCTGGCCACCGTGTTCTGGCTAGTGGCCGTGCTGGTGCGCAGCCGCGCATCGGTCAGCGTTCCCGCGCACTGA
- the soxR gene encoding redox-sensitive transcriptional activator SoxR — protein sequence MPSLGGNPTRVLSVGELASRSGVSVSALHFYEREGLLQSERNDGNQRRYRRDALRRVSFIKVSQRVGVSLADIRSALDSLPGDRAPSPRDWARISEHWRAQLDARIAELQHLRDDLEGCMGCGCLSLDSCVLRNPGDELGASGSGPRRWQPTPGE from the coding sequence ATGCCCTCACTCGGCGGCAATCCCACCCGCGTGCTCAGCGTCGGCGAGCTGGCCTCCCGCAGCGGCGTCAGCGTCTCTGCACTGCATTTCTACGAGCGCGAGGGGCTGCTGCAGAGCGAGCGCAACGACGGCAACCAGCGCCGCTACCGCCGCGATGCCCTGCGCCGGGTCTCGTTCATCAAGGTGTCGCAGCGCGTGGGGGTCTCGCTCGCCGACATCCGCTCCGCGCTGGACTCGCTGCCGGGCGACCGGGCGCCGAGCCCGCGCGACTGGGCCAGGATCTCGGAGCATTGGCGCGCCCAGCTCGACGCCCGCATCGCCGAGCTGCAGCACCTGCGCGACGACCTGGAGGGCTGCATGGGCTGCGGCTGCCTGAGCCTCGACAGCTGCGTGCTGCGCAACCCCGGCGATGAGCTGGGCGCCAGCGGCAGCGGGCCGCGCCGCTGGCAGCCCACGCCGGGCGAGTAG
- a CDS encoding cyclase family protein: MTEYRARFDATVTFVNGGDLVARGFRLDLPSAEVSKQRLAELFVRHLGLTLVEDVSLTNIEIVREQHRGSRGIPFAEMLSEALDGSPLAERLAAEADAEEADTEEDAGATAPAVRRIVDLSHVIRAGLVTYPGLPAPVITPHLTREDSREKYAPGTEFAMDTITMIGNTGTYLDSPYHRYEGGRDLAELSLESLVELPAEVFHLTDAASRGIPAEVFFDRQLAGAAVLLHTGSDRLFGQPEYAVDSPFLTEAGARHLVEQGVALVGIDALNIDDTESGGERPAHTLLLEAGIHVVEHLTRLEELPARGARFTAVPPKVEGFGTFPVRAFATLDA; this comes from the coding sequence ATGACCGAGTACCGCGCACGCTTCGACGCCACCGTCACCTTCGTCAATGGGGGAGACCTCGTCGCCCGCGGCTTCCGACTGGACCTACCCTCCGCCGAGGTGTCGAAGCAGCGGCTGGCCGAACTCTTCGTGCGCCACCTCGGCCTCACCCTCGTCGAAGACGTGTCGCTGACGAACATCGAGATCGTGCGGGAGCAGCACCGCGGCAGCCGGGGAATCCCATTCGCCGAGATGCTCAGCGAGGCCCTCGACGGCAGCCCGCTGGCCGAGCGCCTGGCGGCGGAGGCAGACGCCGAGGAGGCAGACACCGAGGAGGATGCCGGCGCGACCGCACCCGCCGTGCGCCGCATCGTCGACCTCAGCCACGTCATCCGGGCCGGCTTGGTGACATACCCCGGCCTGCCTGCTCCGGTGATCACCCCGCACCTGACCCGCGAGGACTCCCGCGAGAAGTACGCGCCGGGCACCGAGTTCGCGATGGACACGATCACCATGATCGGCAACACCGGCACCTACCTCGACAGCCCGTACCACCGCTACGAGGGCGGCCGCGACCTGGCCGAGCTCAGCCTGGAGAGCCTCGTCGAGCTGCCGGCCGAGGTGTTCCACCTGACGGATGCCGCCAGCCGCGGCATCCCGGCCGAGGTGTTCTTCGACCGCCAGCTGGCCGGCGCCGCCGTGCTGCTGCACACCGGCTCCGACCGGCTGTTCGGCCAGCCGGAGTACGCCGTCGACTCGCCGTTCCTCACCGAGGCCGGCGCTCGCCACCTCGTCGAGCAGGGGGTCGCGCTCGTCGGCATCGACGCGCTGAACATCGACGACACCGAGAGCGGCGGGGAGCGCCCGGCCCACACGCTGCTGCTCGAGGCCGGCATCCACGTCGTCGAGCACCTCACCCGGCTTGAGGAGTTGCCCGCCCGCGGCGCCCGCTTCACGGCCGTGCCGCCCAAGGTCGAGGGCTTCGGCACCTTCCCGGTGCGCGCCTTCGCGACCCTCGACGCCTAG
- a CDS encoding APC family permease has product MTPTRLPASTPTHPAGAPAERPAAVHQGSLGLVRGTALYIAAVLGTGILVLPGLTASVAGPGSILAVAAVFLLSIPLAGTFAALAARYPDPGGVASYVRRALGNTPARITGYWFYFGVCVGAPVVGVLGAEYIVAVLGVDRSAVGIVGLAILVPPFIANMFGLRVSGTVQLGLTVLLLAVVIGVVAVSFPAADPANFSPFLPHGLGGVGTAISLFLWAFAGWEAGTHIAGEFKNPRRVIPLATGIAVVVVGIAYLLLQIVTVAVLGVDAGNGPVPLISLVSTVAPGVGPIAVAIVAGIVVLGVINVYIGAFGKLGASLGRDGDLPRWLAKGVEDGAVPRRALVVTAVLTALYFVVMAAVGFNLTAFILVHTSCTAAIYAFGMVAAVRILERWSIGWWMAVVASVLTAGMLVLAGPNLAIPAALALAAVAVALVKRGLARRARGRVSLAEPDSTGTPLVKLSEITGTPLIEPVEIRGTPLVEPVEIRGTPLVEPVEIPTPLTRTSSELETS; this is encoded by the coding sequence GTGACTCCGACGAGACTGCCCGCATCGACACCCACCCACCCGGCGGGGGCACCAGCGGAGCGGCCTGCCGCGGTGCACCAGGGCTCGCTCGGCCTCGTGCGCGGCACGGCCCTGTACATCGCCGCCGTGCTCGGAACCGGCATCCTCGTGCTGCCGGGCCTCACCGCATCCGTCGCCGGCCCCGGCTCGATCCTCGCCGTCGCCGCCGTCTTCCTGCTCTCGATCCCGCTGGCCGGCACCTTCGCCGCCCTCGCCGCGCGCTACCCGGACCCGGGCGGCGTCGCCAGCTATGTGCGCCGGGCGCTCGGCAACACCCCGGCGCGCATCACCGGCTACTGGTTCTACTTCGGCGTCTGTGTCGGCGCCCCGGTCGTCGGCGTGCTCGGCGCCGAGTACATCGTCGCGGTGCTGGGCGTGGACCGCTCCGCCGTCGGGATCGTCGGCCTGGCCATCCTGGTGCCGCCGTTCATCGCGAACATGTTCGGCCTGCGGGTCTCCGGCACCGTGCAGCTCGGCCTCACCGTGCTGCTGCTGGCCGTGGTCATCGGCGTCGTCGCCGTCTCCTTCCCCGCCGCCGACCCGGCCAATTTCTCGCCGTTCCTGCCGCACGGCCTCGGCGGCGTCGGCACCGCGATCAGCCTGTTCCTCTGGGCGTTCGCTGGCTGGGAGGCCGGCACTCACATCGCCGGAGAGTTCAAGAACCCGCGCCGCGTCATCCCGTTGGCGACGGGCATCGCCGTGGTCGTCGTCGGGATCGCCTACCTGTTGCTGCAGATCGTCACCGTCGCCGTGCTCGGGGTGGATGCCGGCAACGGCCCCGTTCCGTTGATCAGCCTCGTCTCGACTGTGGCGCCGGGGGTGGGGCCCATCGCCGTCGCGATCGTCGCCGGTATCGTCGTGCTCGGTGTCATCAACGTCTACATCGGTGCCTTCGGCAAGCTGGGCGCCTCCCTCGGCCGCGACGGTGACCTGCCGCGTTGGCTCGCCAAAGGCGTCGAAGACGGGGCGGTTCCGCGCCGAGCGCTCGTCGTGACGGCCGTGCTGACCGCGCTCTACTTCGTGGTGATGGCAGCGGTCGGCTTCAATCTGACCGCGTTCATCCTGGTTCACACCAGCTGCACGGCCGCCATATACGCCTTCGGCATGGTCGCCGCGGTGCGGATCCTGGAGCGCTGGAGCATCGGCTGGTGGATGGCCGTTGTCGCCAGTGTGCTCACCGCCGGGATGCTCGTGCTGGCCGGCCCGAACCTGGCGATCCCCGCCGCGCTTGCCCTCGCGGCCGTCGCCGTCGCTCTCGTGAAACGCGGCCTTGCGCGCCGGGCGCGCGGCCGGGTTTCATTGGCTGAGCCCGACAGCACCGGAACCCCGCTGGTCAAGCTTTCCGAAATCACCGGAACCCCGCTGATTGAGCCTGTCGAAATCCGCGGAACCCCGCTGGTTGAGCCTGTCGAAATCCGCGGAACCCCGCTGGTTGAGCCTGTCGAAATCCCCACCCCCCTCACCCGCACCTCCTCAGAGCTGGAGACTTCATGA
- a CDS encoding nuclear transport factor 2 family protein has product MSENEAITRWVNGYRKAWLSNDPDDIRALFTEDAEYYTRPFRAPWRGHDDIVTNWIENADGPGGSTFEWQPVLASPETAVVRGVTTYPGDNDVYHNLWVVQMSPDGRANSFTEWWMEE; this is encoded by the coding sequence ATGAGCGAGAACGAGGCGATCACCCGCTGGGTCAATGGCTACCGCAAGGCTTGGCTGAGCAACGACCCCGACGACATCCGCGCCCTCTTCACCGAGGACGCCGAGTACTACACCCGCCCCTTCCGCGCTCCGTGGCGCGGCCACGACGACATCGTCACCAACTGGATCGAGAACGCAGACGGCCCGGGCGGCAGCACCTTCGAGTGGCAGCCGGTCTTGGCCAGCCCGGAGACCGCCGTCGTGCGCGGCGTGACCACCTACCCCGGCGACAACGACGTCTACCACAACCTCTGGGTGGTGCAGATGAGCCCGGACGGGCGCGCGAACTCCTTCACCGAGTGGTGGATGGAGGAGTAG
- a CDS encoding DUF3105 domain-containing protein, with product MSSSPTPPVPPAAKAQAKALTIKEQRAEARSKKLEEYKKREARARRNRLIGIWSAVAGAVVVVALVVSAVVLTPQRASYTAGGTGAKVSGVETFNNGAGHVEGTVDYPQNPPAGGEHNQMWLNCGVYDQPVPNENAVHSLEHGAIWVTYDPSLSEDALNALKLKLPSSYIVLSPKEDLPSTIVLSGWNSQLQVDSADDARIGEFLEEYWKSQFVPEPGALCSGAFDAPGKVS from the coding sequence ATGTCTTCTTCCCCGACCCCGCCCGTTCCCCCTGCCGCCAAGGCGCAGGCAAAGGCACTCACCATCAAGGAGCAGCGTGCCGAGGCGCGCTCCAAGAAGCTCGAGGAATACAAGAAGCGCGAGGCCCGTGCCCGCCGCAACCGCCTGATCGGCATCTGGTCGGCCGTCGCCGGCGCCGTCGTGGTCGTGGCTCTCGTTGTCTCCGCCGTCGTGCTGACCCCGCAGCGGGCCAGCTACACCGCGGGCGGCACCGGCGCGAAGGTCAGCGGCGTCGAGACGTTCAACAACGGCGCCGGCCACGTCGAGGGCACCGTCGACTACCCGCAGAACCCGCCGGCCGGCGGCGAGCACAACCAGATGTGGCTCAACTGCGGCGTCTACGACCAGCCCGTGCCCAACGAGAACGCCGTGCACTCGCTCGAGCACGGCGCCATCTGGGTCACCTACGACCCCTCGCTCTCCGAAGACGCCCTCAACGCGCTCAAGCTCAAGCTGCCCAGCAGCTACATCGTGCTCTCCCCGAAGGAAGACCTGCCGTCGACCATCGTGCTGAGCGGCTGGAACTCGCAGCTGCAGGTTGACTCCGCCGACGACGCGCGCATCGGCGAGTTCCTCGAGGAGTACTGGAAGAGCCAGTTCGTTCCCGAGCCCGGCGCCCTCTGCTCCGGCGCATTCGACGCCCCGGGCAAGGTCTCTTAG